The window ACTTCAGGATCTACTCCTGAATATTTAGTGATCACAAAAACATTCTGCGCCATTGCATATACTTTCAGATTACTTCCTTTAGTGAAAATTTCTCCGAAATTGTATCCTACATTGATATTATCCAGTCTCAGGAATGAAGCATTCTCAACATAAATATCAGATTTGTATTGAGGAACGGCAAACTTATACTGAGGTGCCGTAGTGAATACATTCTGAAGATATTCGTTGGTAGATGCAGATTGCAGTGAACTATTTGAAGCAGCATTATTATATACATAGTTTCCTAATACTGCTCTTGCGCTTAACGCAAAATCCCAGTTTTTATGAGATACTTTAGTAGAGAAACCTAAAATTGCATCAGGTGTTGTAGATTTGTAATAATACATATCTTTTGTACTGATCACACCATCACCATTTCTGTCTACAAAAGCTCCATCCACAGGCTTTCCATTAGTATCATATACCTGTTGGTATACCCAGAATGAGTTAGGTGCATATCCTACTGCATGAGCCTGAATTCTGTTTCCAGAACCTCCTTCAATACCTCCTACTTCCATATTAAATGATTCATCCGCTCTGTCTTTAAGCTTCGTGATGACCGGCTTGTAATGAGTAGCATTAAAGCTTACTTCCCAGGTTGTATTTTGGTTTTTAACCGGAATTACTGTAATACTTCCTTCAATCCCTTCATTTTTCATATCACCCACGTTCTGCCAGCTCGCATTACTTAGACCTCCTGCAGGTTCATCAGCATATACAAGAAGATCTTTGGTATCTTTTCTGAAGACATCTATTGATCCTGTGATTCTGTTTTTATTAAAACCAAAATCTAATCCTAAGTTCTTCGTAGTAGTTGTTTCCCAGGTAAGATTCGGGTTATAGTTGGCGGGTCTGAACATAAAATAGAATTCATTTCCAAACTGATAGCCCGCTCCCTGATAACTTGGGTTGTATGCTGCAAAAGCAGGATAATTATTAGGTTTATTACCGTTAAGCGCAGGTAATTCCTGTTGACCTGTTTTACCCCATCCAGCTCTTAGTTTTAATGTGCTGATTGAGGATATATTTTTGATGAAATTTTCTTCATTAAGCTTCCATGCTAAGGAAACTCCAGGGAAAACTCCCCATACATTATCTCTGGTTCCGTTGAAAAATCTGGAAGAACCATCTTTACGAACCGATCCTGAAATAACATATTTATTAGCTATGGTAAAAATAGCTCTTCCATAAAATGAAATCAGTGTATTTCGAGTTTTGAAGTCTAAATCCTGCGAGTTAATTCCTGTTCCTCTATAAGTGATAGCACCTGGAAGATAAATATTGAAATCCTGATAAGAATACCCTGCAGTAATATCCACACCAGTATTAATAGCACTGATGTTTTTTACATAATTAAAATAGGTTTCCAAAAGCTTGTTTTTCTTTTCCATAGAATAGAAATTAGAGCTTCCCTTATCTTCAAAACCTGGTCTCAGACGGGCGTCTTTAAATTTGTGTCCATCACTTTTTGTATAATCGTATCCGGCGTTCACATTGAAATGAAGGTCCGGAAGAAAGTGAAACTTATAATCTAACTGAATATTTCCCAATCCTCTTAGGACAGAAGACACATCTCTTACTCCATTGATCAGTCCAAGCGGATTGGAGTTGGCATTTACATTATATCCTGTTGCAGATCCGGAATCCAGCCATTCATAATATCCTCCGTAATTAGAGTTTCCTGAATATACTGGTTGTGTAGGGTCAAAATAAGTAGCCGCTTTAA of the Chryseobacterium viscerum genome contains:
- a CDS encoding SusC/RagA family TonB-linked outer membrane protein; translation: MNNFTTVLKIAPAFLLASTIMHAQKKDSVPQEKKIEEVVLIGYGKQKKSDLTGSITSVTAKDFNGGATSAGQLIQGKTPGVQITNNSGAPGSGTKIRIRGTSSLSGENSPLIVIDGVPQDFVGMNGVSDPLSLINPNDIETFDILKDASATAIYGNRASNGVILITTKKGTAGKFKLNFSTVTSVSTKMGKVDVLNAQEFRDFVNTYAPAGYKTKLGNADTDWQDQIYQAAWGTDNNVALSGGIKGLPYRLSLGYNEQNGIVKSNSFRRTSVGLNLNPKFLDNHLSVNVNAKGTFTDNRFVDGGVIKAATYFDPTQPVYSGNSNYGGYYEWLDSGSATGYNVNANSNPLGLINGVRDVSSVLRGLGNIQLDYKFHFLPDLHFNVNAGYDYTKSDGHKFKDARLRPGFEDKGSSNFYSMEKKNKLLETYFNYVKNISAINTGVDITAGYSYQDFNIYLPGAITYRGTGINSQDLDFKTRNTLISFYGRAIFTIANKYVISGSVRKDGSSRFFNGTRDNVWGVFPGVSLAWKLNEENFIKNISSISTLKLRAGWGKTGQQELPALNGNKPNNYPAFAAYNPSYQGAGYQFGNEFYFMFRPANYNPNLTWETTTTKNLGLDFGFNKNRITGSIDVFRKDTKDLLVYADEPAGGLSNASWQNVGDMKNEGIEGSITVIPVKNQNTTWEVSFNATHYKPVITKLKDRADESFNMEVGGIEGGSGNRIQAHAVGYAPNSFWVYQQVYDTNGKPVDGAFVDRNGDGVISTKDMYYYKSTTPDAILGFSTKVSHKNWDFALSARAVLGNYVYNNAASNSSLQSASTNEYLQNVFTTAPQYKFAVPQYKSDIYVENASFLRLDNINVGYNFGEIFTKGSNLKVYAMAQNVFVITKYSGVDPEVFGGIDNGYYQMPKIYSLGFNFQF